One Citrus sinensis cultivar Valencia sweet orange chromosome 5, DVS_A1.0, whole genome shotgun sequence genomic window, CTTTCAAATATTTCCATATAAGACAGCATACTGACATGAACCGTGCTGTCTGAGGCTTCTTTGCTCATAAGCTAAGTCAGATGGAGCTCTATCACTTTTCTTTGCCCCAAAATTAAGCTGGAAGGCTTAATTATTGTCCATGATATTTTCTTACTCCTGACTGGTAGAAGACTGGACAGTAGGATTTTGAGTTGCAGCATGGTTTGAATCAATAAGGTGCATCCTCTCAGTTATGGCGTTCCAATGTagtctttttattattagatggCTGGACTGCTTGTTTTGCGACTGAACCACATATATATTTCCTTCCATTTCTGAGTTTCAAATTTGCAGCTATAAGGATTTGTTTGTATGTGTATTGTTTCAGCAAGTCACTACTTGTGGTATGACTTGAGTGCACtaatgaagagagagagagagagagagagagagagaggagttAGTTAGAAGGTCCAGAATATCAGTTGTATAATCACAGGCTACATTTAATTTGGATGTATAAATTCACCATTTCCTTTCGGAACTTGTTATTGTGTCGCTTGTCTAGGCCTTTGAATGACAGTTATGATTTGCACAGCAGCATGCagcattattcatttattcactGATGACTGCACTaaagaattttattgaaatatccAAAAGCTAGAGTGGTGAATTAGAAAGCATCATTACTGGAAAAACCAAGTACTGTATAAACAGTAACTTTTATGTGCTTCTGTTATAAATTTTGCACTTTTAGCTCTGCATTGCCCATTACCCAGCAGAATTTGAATACTAGTTCAATCTTAAGTCCCCATTGCTCTTTTTTCTATCTGAAATTAGATGAATGTATTAGCATTTCTAATTATCAAATactaatattttctttgtttgatcttgaaatgtaattatagCCAAAAGGTAGCTGCTATTTTCGACTCTTCAAAGTCTAAATATGAGTCTAGCATGTCTTGTGTGCCATAGCGTAGAAAGTCCATCACATTCATTCAGGAGTTACTCCGTTTCAAGCTCAGACAACGAGGATAGATGTTCTGCCATCGGCAGCTGCTTAGCCAGAAGGTTGTCTCTTCCCACTCCAAGACCAGCTCTAGCATCCACATCCAAAGTGACCCCACAACCAAACATTCAAACGGTCATTGAGATGGAAGGTGCTCCACGATTAGTCCGAAGTCGTGCTGTGAGAAGGGACCTAGTGAGAGACTGGAATTTTGATGAAGTCGTGATGGAACGTTAGCTTACGGGCTTTCATCTCTTGGTGTAGCATTAGAGCTTTggtctttaatttttctatttcagaTTTTGTTGTGGGTGCAACTGAACTGACTTTTCCTCTAGAAGAGTTTGGGCATTTTGTAACCATCTGAGAAAATTTGAATGCGAAAACATGTCCATACGTTTTGTTTTCGCTTGTTTTTCCTTTGTTCTTTAACATTTAAAGAGTTAGAATGggttaaaattaagaaatgaaaGCGGGATCTTCTGTCACAAGACAAAACTAGAAAATAGTCGAGCCTCAAATTGACGTTTTTGTTTGATGATAAATTGAACTGAAACTTCTTTAAATCAAACATGAAAGTATTGGATGTGCCCTCAAGCAAGCTTGAGTCATAGTTTAGTATTGGATTGCTAtgacttaattaataattatatgtgtGTATCTAATCAcgagttatttttaaatttttttttgttgtttgtctttttttttggtagagtttttaaaatttaaataaattattttaacttcaatAAAAGTTCAAAGATTATGTCTTTAAAAGTataggttaaatttttttaatattaaaatatttaaaatatcttttatttatttaataattttatttcatttattttataatataattttaaattaattttataaatttaataatatttcttattgataactaaataattaaaattttttagcaaaaatttatttgtaaaatttgcacttaaaaaaaaaaaccctttttaaataatttccaTTTGGAAAGTTATAACGAGCGAACCTCAGCgtataaatagagaaaatgTTTCCACCGATCGCCAAACAGAGTAGTCGGATGAAACGCGTTGTTGGAATGCGGCAGTGACGACAGTGTGAGcagagttgaagaagaaaatggcaACGATGAAAAAGTACCACTACACTTCAAAGTCGTCAATATGTCTCTCCCTCACACTTCTCTCTATTGTCTCACTctcgttcttcttcttcttcttcatcactgCCAACAAAAATCCAACTTCTTCTGCTTCTTCTGATCAGCAACTACGAATCCAAACTTCAAACCCAAACTCCATCAAAGTCTACGTGGCAGACCTTCCCAGATCCTACAACTACGGCCTCATCGACCAATATTGGGCCTCCACCTCACCCGACTCCCGCCTTCCCTCCGACCCAGATCACCAAaccccccacccccacccTCCTAATAGGTACCCTGAGAATCCATTGATAAAGCAGTACAGCGCGGAGTATTGGATCATGGGTGACCTGGAAACCCCTCAAAATCTGCGGACCAATTCATTTGCTAAGAGGGTTTTTGATGCCAATGAAGCTGATGTCGTTTTTGTGCCGTTTTTTGCGACGCTGAGTGCGGAGATGGAGTTGGCCAAGGCCAAGCAGAAGAATATGTTTAGGAAGAAAGGAGACGGGAATGAGGATTATAAAAGGCAAAAAGAGGTTATTGATTTTGTCATCAATTCGGACCCCTGGAAAAGATCCGGTGGCAGAGATCATGTCTTTGTACTCACTGGTAATATGTTTCGgccattttcataattatataaaaagttttaatatttactGGGGTCTTTCTAAAAAATTTGGTGCTCTTGTCAGTGAAAGCTATACGATTGTAGGACAATTTCAGGGTCTTAGTCTGTACATGAGCTTTAAATTGCACAAGtttgatcaaattttaatgatataattGCAATTATGGTTGTCTTTATGGTAATGATGTGGTGAACAAGGCGCTTCATTGGTGGTACTCTGCAGCTTATAATTGAAGCATTGTTTGGCAGACCCTGTTGCAATGTGGCATGTCAGATCTCAGATTGCCCCTGCTATTCTGTTGGTTGTTGATTTTGGTGGGTGGTACAGACTTGACTcgaaatcatcaaatggtaACTCATCGGAGATGATACAACATACTCAAGTTTCACTGCTTAAAGATGTTATTGTCCCGTACACACATTTGCTTCCTAGATTGTACTTATCAGACAATAAGAAACGCCAAAATCTTCTTTACTTTAAAGGAGCTAAACATAGGCACCGGGTAAGTCAGTCTTTAGCTCATTTCATGAATAGTTGCTTAAAGCATATGTGCAGCATCAAGTATCTTGCAGTGCTTTGTGTAGGGAGGTGTTGTTCGAGAAAAATTATGGGACTTGTTGGTTAACGAGGCAGGAGTTATTATGGAAGAAGGCTTCCCTAATGCCACTGGCAGGGAGCAATCAATTAAAGGGATGAGATCATCTGAATTCTGTTTGCATCCGGCTGGTGACACCCCCACTTCATGTCGACTTTTCGATGCCATCCAAAGTCTTTGTATACCTGTCATTGTCAGCGACAAcattgagcttccatttgaAGGAATGGTTGATTATTTCGAATTCTCTGTTTTTGTGGCACTGAGAGATGCATTGACACCAAATTGGCTTGTGCGTCATCTCAGAAGCTTTTCAGAAGAACAGAAAGACAAGTTTCGTCACAGAATGGCTGAGATTCAGCCAATTTTTGTATATGAAAACAATCATCCAGGTGGTATTGGACCAATTCTTCCAGATGGTGCAGTGAATCATGTATGGAAAAAGGTTCACCAAAAGTTGCCCATGATCAAGGAAGCTATTGTTCGAGCGAAGAGAAAACCACCAGGTGTATCTATTCCACTCCGTTGCCATTGTACCTAAATGTATTCTATATTAATGTTTTTACTAATTGtattatgatgattttttggACGATGAATATTCACATGTTCATTTACAAATTGCCATCAATTTTGGTCAACTGATTCAGTTGTTATTTGACCTTGTTTTAGGATTTACTTTTGAATCCTCCTGGTTTTCTATTCTTAAATTTCAAGTGTTGTGAATTATGCAAGTTGCTGAACCTTGAGCTGCTTTGCAGAAAACTAGGTGTTTGATTGTACTTGTACTTGTGTGCTGTGGatcagaataatttttttttgtaaaaaagtTGATGTCCCTTGAAATTCTTACTCAGGAAGTTTCATTACCTGTAAATATTGGGTGCATTTCAATAGCATTAATTTTCATGGGAAGATTGCATATGTTTTGGGGGCAAAACTATGTTGCAACaggtatggtaccacagttaCAATCAATCATTGGATCTATAGTTGTACAGTTGCATTAacaagatccaatggctgaAAGCATCAGTGGTACGGAGCTGGACCCATGTTTTGGGATTTGTgtatagaaacaaaaaaatcctCTTAGCGTCTACCGTACAAAGCATCTCTTTGCAGCAAGAAAGGGTAACCAATTCCCCTTCTCTTGGAAGGAAATACCACTAACAAAACGCTGATCACAAACCCAACAAGAGGAGGAACAGTGTTAGTGATCTTCCTGGGCATTGCTGGAAAATAGCATGCAACGACATCGCGATGTGATCCTGCAAGGGTAAGAAATGCAATCAACGAAAGTGAAGCATGGAAGAGATCAGCACATCTCAGCCTATAATCAGAAGGTACACATGGTTTCTTCCTGCCTCCATTGAAAGTCCATATCCCTCTGAAAGTTGCCACCCCATAGAATAGCCTTCCAGTGGCTGTTCGGAAGCTGTCAGTGAACGTGAAGAATACACAAGAGGCGCCCAGAAGGACCACAAAACAACCCGTTAACCAGCGGTTCAGATTGGCGCATTGACCATCATTGGTTAGCAGTGGAGCAAGTATGGTGAAGGCAAGGATGGTAGCTGTTGGTAAGAGGACATTGAGTCGGGCAGTGCCACTTAGAATTGCATTGATGAcatatatgtaattaatttcaGGTTCATCGGGATTATCGTCATTCAGGTGGTAGTAGTCGCCGTTTTCTTCACTGCTTTCTTCAATATCCTTGCAGATCGATTTGCTCATATCGTATAATCTCTGaagaaattttggttaaggGGAATGAATAAAGTCCGTGATTTGAACAGGAAATTTATAATAACTGTGGATTCTTTGTTGAATTGTGGAGGACAAGCAATTCTATTCCTCTGTTTTTATGCATTTTCACGTAATGAGAAATGCTTTTGGTTTGAGAAAAGCATCGTCTTTTGGCTGATTGTAATTGGATGCAAACTTGGTAAGAGAAATGAATTCCAAATATTATGACAAAATATCACAGTATTAAAAGAATTCAGACACTGGAtacaagaattaaataatagctGCACCTTTTCATTAATTCCCAAGTAATCCATGTCTTATAAGCACCGCGACTCTACACTTTCTCAATGGactttacaaaaaatatatataaatatttaaggaAGCATATTGCAGACCTACAGAAAAAACACTATCCCCAAAACTTTCCTAAAAATTGCAGAACGATGGGGCATGATATATAAAATTGTGATGCGATGATAGACTATTTACAGTATTTACTAATGGCGGCCAAAAAGTAGTAGTAAAGAAAATTCTGACAACAGATAGAAATGACCTAGGCATGTAAACCATCTTGGCCATTTATCTCCTAGGACTTGGTCCGAGAAGAAGAATCATCTTTTGATACCACAGAGTGCACAAGGGTCGTCTGATTCTGGCGAGCACCAATGGTCTGGTACACTCAAAAAATGGGTTGACATGAACTTTCTGAATCTCCTCTTATAGTCTTTTGGAGAAATAACAGTAGGCAACACGTTCTTAGGAACAAGTGAAGACTTAACCCATGTCTCTAAGTGCTTGTCCCAGGTATACTGCCTAAGATAATCAATGATCCCACAAACAAGCTCCCTGCGCTGACTATCCACACCCACAAGTAAAGAATAATCCATCACATCGATCGACTGCAATTAGAAAGCAAAACAGTGAGTTCAGAATATCTTCACCAGAGCCAATGTTGATGGTGGCTTAACAGCTATATGATGCCCCGAAGaggaagaatttgaaaattatgacTATGGAACCAAATGAGATGCAGAGACTGAAGTTATGTGGCAGCATTTGctgaattaaattaagttcTCACTCACATTAAGGAAAGTGGTGTCATTCCAAACAGCTCGTTGCAAGATCCGCTTTGCAGTATTACTGACATATAATGGAGAGGAATTCATGTCATTGACAAAGTTCTGATCCAAAAGAACATCGCCAGAACCATCAACAGTTGTATTATATCGAGCATGCAGAGCCCCTTTAAGATCATACTGCCGGGTGATGTTCCGTTCAAAGGTAAGATTCTCCATTACCATCAGATCATGTCTCATCTCTTTCCCACTTTTGGGCTGTCTTATAGTTACCTGCAAGAATATCAAACATTTACAAGAAGGAACAAAAAGTAGGATCCCAAAAGGagaaaaacaatcaatccAGCTAACCTGATATATCCCCAAAACTTTTGCAAGGCAAGTTTGGTTTCCTGAATCAAATGACTCATTCATGTACTTAAAATAGTGCAGAGCAAACTTgtcaaatgaatcaaattcTGTCTTCTTAATCTCCTTGATAATGAACCTGTCATCAAGTGTTTTTACAAAGAAGGATTTGCTCTTCCCACCTTTAGCATCCCAATTTCTACAACGGCTGAGGGAATCAATATAGGCAAGCTCAGATGGGCAGCAGCGACTCCGCAAATCACGGAACTGGTTGGCATATAGACACTTAACAGAGTATTTACCCTTTCcaagtgattttgaaataCCAATAGAAACCTCTGGGCTCAAGACTTCTGGAGGGATTAGAGATTCCAACAAATTCAATCCATCAAAACTGGAGAAGCGTGAATCTTCAGAAGAAATGCTTAGTGACGCGTAAATGGAATCTGAATCTGAAGAACCATTGACAGACCACAGTGAGGAAGCCATGGTGGGAATTCGAGTCAGGCTACGTAAACTGTCAATTGTTTTGACAGCCATATCACCATCTCTCCCACTATCTTCATTGAATACCACTGTTGATAGAGGCATTTCTTTCAATACAGCCAAGGCACAAGCTATTATGCTTGAGAGTTCACCTTCATAATCTGACACCATATAATTCTCTGCTCCCAAAGGGATGTGCATCCGTGTGCCTTCCTCACTGATTAGTTGATAGACAGTGGGCAAGTGTTCAGGAGTGTATCTACTGACACATTCAAATTTCGGCACAAAACCTCTCTGCAGATCCTTCATGTATATCTGTTGGAGTTCTGAAAATGGCATCCAGAACcatccatttaatttttctaagtcGGATAAGAGTGAATGCGTAGAAGTTTCATTCTTAGATGCATTTGGATCAACAACAGAACCACTGTTTGCAAGATATTGGGAATTTGGAACAACTTTATCCACTTGTAAATTTTCAGACATAAGGAACTTCCCTGCTTGGACATTATCATCACCAGAAAGATAATCAGAAACATTAGATCTCACCATACTGTCTTCATTGGCCAAACTAGTTGAGCTTAAATCACTTGCAATCGACGTCTCAACATCCTTTAACACTGTAGTTTTCTTATGATCTCGTTCTCCAGATTCTCTGTCAGGACCATCAATAGGAATTTCTTTAACCACGAGTTCATCTGCTTCAGCAGCTACATCTGGTAACACTTCCAAATTGCCAAAATTGTTGGAAACATTGTCCCCATTACCAGAATCAACTTCTGGTTCTGGCACCTCATTTCCTTTAGCAGTAGTGCCATCCATCTTCACCTTTGTTTGCTCTGGCCCTGGTTTCTCAGTGGCACCAGTAATGACCACCGTAGGATCAGGCAAAAGCAGTGAATGCAGACGTCTATCCCAAATGCACGATTCAATCAGGAGCTCCCACCGCAATCGGTTCAAGCTAAGAAGCTTATGAAGAGCCTCATCTGAATGAACTTTCTTAGCAACAGTTTTCTGAATGTCAacctgtttttattttaccattaaagaccttaatttttaaaaagagagGGAAAAGGGAATATTCcactaaaaaatttacagcTATATGGAGTGAAGAACTGTAATTTCAGCAAGCAAGCAAACAGAAACATTTAAGCAATTACCTGTTATTTAAGATTTCAGGGAATAGCAAGTTCCTACACGATAAGGAAGCTAAAAACTGAATATAGCACAAGGAACTAAGAGATATCCCTAGTGATGCAAACTCAAAGAATCTGCAACACCCAAGTAATCAACCCCCATTCTTAATGGCATGGcaattatgttattttgttttttgttacaaaaaaaaatgcatagcAGTTCAATCTTTAATATAAGGTAAGGTCTTAACAGAAGTGACCGCGCAATAACAcattatgaaaattgaaaaaactcAAACAAATGTTCCCCATAACTGTGAATTTTAgactgaaaaaaataaggtaCGCCCAAAGATCAAGGTCAAGAGTTGAATAGACAAGTATATATTACAAACATGTGCAACAAAATTAAACCATATAAATTACAAACACATATAACACAATTATACTAAGGAAGATCCAGtgatatatgttaaaatttcgAAGCaagtaaaaaaacaaagacTAACCTCAAACACAGAGCGTTCTTGCTTGAGTATCTCTGAAGTGACAGAGAACTCTTTCAATGAGCCTTGGAGGTTCAGGGTTGAGCCCACAAATTGAGATCCTATCTGTTTTAAAGAGCTTTCAACTTCCGAGAACAGCAGAATCCCTTTGGTGTATACCTGAAAGAAAATATGACTTTCAATTCACATGTATTCCCTGTGTTGACCAGAGAATATTAAAAGGCAAAGTTAGATTCGACACTTACATTCTGGAATTCTTCTTTCAGCCATTTATTGATAGAATTGCTGAACTCCAGCTTCTGAGGTGGCACACACATATTATAAGTTGTGAATGGCGAGTACTTGAACATCCCAACCATGGGGCCTAATCTGGTGTAAAATGaagagaccatgaaaaatgaGGACCAAAAAGTAAAATGCAACTCTTTGCAGAATTCATTTTACACACAGCAACAAAAGgaataaacaattcaatgcacgaataaaatgaaacagaGTCATATCCTGCACTGccctaaaaataaatcaaagattgCACAGAAAACAACCCTTCATTTCCCAATTGTGCAGAACTCTGCAATTCTAAACCATTCTCATTGTGAGAAACATTATGCCCTGGACCTGCACATTGAGGCAACTCAtgctattgattttattttattcttttactaATTGGTTGAGAAATGTGACAATGTTACTCACACTCCAATTGAACACAATCACCCCCACCAAAGAACTTATAGGAGAGGAGCTGCCATTGACTGAAGGCCTTTTTAGGAAAGAAACCCAAAAGAACAACAATATATAGTTATATACCACTAAATCAAAGCAGACTAAGAATCCATACCCAAAAAAGTAGAGGAAGTCCCGGTGCAGAGAATGGCCACAGCTTGATAATCTAGTAGATGATGAGTGGTGAGAAAAGCTGAGTTCCAGGAACTTCCCAAATGACAGACCACAGGCAGCAGTAGAAATTACTACTCTCTTTGTTGATTTTGGAACTCCATTTGCAGTTTTACATCTACCACAGCGACTCCACATCCAAAGTTTTCCTTCCGCTTCTCCCGACAAACGAATTCTATCAGGAAGCCTTTTAACTCGTATTGTGAGCTGCTTATTATGGCGTGCATAATAGTAAAAGTGAGCTTCTGGCAGTTCACTGCACGAAGCACATTGCTTTCTCTGCAAAATATTGCAGTTTGTATAAGTGCACATAACAAGTCATTACAACCTAAATCTTACTAACAGTTTAGCAACCAAACACATCCCAGAtcatacattaaaaaaaaatcataatagcACCCTTTGATATCCTGACTGTAAGAACATTGTTTTTTCAATTGCATGTGTGCAGAGAATCCCCATTAAACTAAACAAATCATATCTGAAGTGACAACTGCATagacataaaattcctttatgAATGGAGATCTGAAAAACCTGATTGAGTAAATTATCCTGAAGAAACTTCCCAAGGGGAACATCAAAATTCTTGTAGAACATGATGTGAGAAAAATGGCTTTGCTCACAAATAGTTCCCCTCAAGGCATTTCGGCTGGACATCAAAACCAAAATACTTTGAGAATCCAATGATGCATTAGCATCCTCCTGACTTTGCGAATGATCTTCATCATTGCCACAATCTTTTCCCATGTTTAGGGGGGCTTCAGGGCAAGACAGCAAAGATGTTGGTTGCCCATCAAGTGATTTCTCTTCATCAGAACTACTTTTAGCTTCCGTATCACAAGGGCCATCAAGTGAAGCATCCATAATTGTAGAAACTGGAACATCTTCTGTGATCTGACCACTCTGTTCCCTTCCACGGAAGCCAAAGTACGAAGTCAATGATGGATAAGCAGCAGCGGATGAGAGAGGGAAATTGTCCCCTATAACTTTCCTTAAAGAGGCTGAGAGAGATGAGAACCCAGAAAATACAGCCGGATTGTATGGCTCATAAGATAATATGGATTCTCCTTCTGGTCCACTGTTTGCGTAGGAACCGTCCTCATGGAATCCATTGGAAATGGGAATATCCATTGTGCTTGAACCACTTTCCACTGAAGAATGTTCAAAACAAGAAACATTAGAATTACCATTTTCTAAAGCAGGGTGTTGTTGTTCCATCGGCAAGATTCCCGCCACTTCAGCAAAAGGAATAGTAGAAAACATTGCTCTCTGATCAACAAGGAAAGATGTTTCAAGAATTAAATGGTAGGCCATGACAACTGCACACTGCACCACAGATTTAATCCTCTTCAATTCATCACTGTTGCTTCCTTTCAACAATACCTACAACATTTCGTCATACATCTAATCAATTAGTTCGTGGGGAGTATTTATGATTGATATTCCATTACAAATTTGTTTAGCTTTCTATGCAAGtgaatctattaaaatttctttatagACATTCACCTGGTTGCACAACAAGCTAGTGTGCCTCCTCAACCACTCAAAAAGtacaataaaaagaacaatCATGGGATATAAGCTCACCGTGCAACCAAGCCGTGTAGGACAGCCTTCAATAAACATCAAAGTTTTACTTGGCCTCTTTCCACCTTCTCTAAAACCAGCATGTTCCTCTACAAATTTCTTAATATAAAAGGAATCGCAATGCTTTAGCTTCTGACTTGTCAATGAACCTGATGATAAAATTGGCGAGCCGGTACAGCGTGCAACTCTTTCCAGGCGATGGAGCTTCATGTCAAAGACCAGTGTCATCCCTTTCTCAAGAATAGACTCTTGAATATCACGAGAAACAGTTTTTTCCACCAGAACCACATTTGGATGACACATATCTATCATGTCCATGACAGATTTCAATTGATCCTTTTCCTGTAGGTGAGCAAATCAACGTTAGGACCTCAGTTACGTTTTCTTATTGCAACTAGGATTTAGGGTTATAGTTAGATTAGAATTAGGATTGTTTGAGCTATTATAAATAAGTGGTTCGCAGTCATTTTTGAGTAagaagtaataaattaattccaaTCGCATctcttaattcttttctttaagtCAAAACTTCTGTCCTATccatttaattcttaaattcTTCCTTATTGTCTCTTGAATTCTTTACTCAAATCCTCGAACCTAGCACAATCATCAGACTAGTAAAAGTACAGTCCATTTAACGAAGATTGCTGACATTATACTGAAATTACCTGCTCCATCGCCTTAAACGATGACAATCCACTGGAAGACAGACCAAGGACACCCCGTATCAACAACAACCTTGGGTTCTTGTATTCAGTCGGCATGTGCTTGTGAGCAGCGTGCTTTTTAAAAACCAAACCTTTGATTATTTGACtgcaaaattaaatcaaaggatgatgaaattaaataaatattaaaatagctTCATCCATGGACTAAACGCAAAATAAAGCATGATACTGCTATTTAACACGTTTACAGGCCGACACACtcctctatatatatattacagcCGTTTAACACTATGAAAAGTTTTTTGTTGTACACCCACAATTAATGGAGAATAACCAGAAGAAGTCAATCATACTTTTTCGAGGTAACAAAATTGACAGGCATGATTGTGAGAACTGATAATGAGAAGAAAATGCAAAAGAACAAAcaggaagaaaacaaaagatcaGTAATCTCTTCTTGAAGCAATGGAAGACTACATTACAGAAAACTTGCTCTTCTCCTAATTTCAAATGTCTAAATTCTCCAAGGGACGTTTTAGCAGAAattaatgtgtgtgtgtgtgtgcacgCGCGTATACAAGTCACCTTTTAATAAAAGATCCCTCACTTTAATATGGCAAGGACCAAGGTAAAAGAcagaaaaacacaaatttcaatatattacaAGATAAAACATACTGGAATGCACATTCTTCTTATCTTTTAGCTTGATTCtttatgtaaaaatatatataaataggGTTTAATTTTATCACCTTTGGTTGCGAGATCCAGCTGCAATgcattttacttttatgtagCTATTTAGATCCAACGATTTACCATCTACAGAACCTGGCCTCAAAGATGATGCAGCTTCCCATGATAACGAAGTAACTATGTCCACCCAACTTTCACCATCTTTCCCAGAAGAGACTACGCCAACGGATTTCAGTAGTTGGCTGACAATGGCCTTGAACTTCCCACTAACCACCTTCTCCATTGCTCTTTGTTTTTCCTCTTTAAACTTAAGTCTCCCTCCACCTTCATCTCTGAAATGACTCAAAGAACTTGGCTTGCCCCACTTAGTGCCATCACCACACTCCTCGTCCTCGTCGTCATCGTTATAGGCAATGCTACCCTCTATGTCATCCTCTGGATCTTCTGGCTCTGGAGGTTCCCAAATTTGCATGTCcatttcattatcattatcagTAGACTGTGAAATCTCAGATGCGTTGTTATGGGGTCTGCTTATATTTTCAGCACCATTAACTTTTGCTTCTTGGCCATCACTAGGCTGCATTATTTCCACCTCTCTAACTACATCATTATCATTTCCAATACCACCGTCCTTTAAATTGTTACTtccattcattttatttgatcTATCAAGTTCATTTACCGGACCTTCTAAGTGCGAATTTTGCAACCGGCCATTGGTTCTAAAACTGGCATCCCCCCGATTACTGTTTGTTGCACCTTCATCTTGGTCACtcctaacaaaaataaattatgaaatgacttcaattttccaaatattGCCAGAAAAATAGCCTACCACTACCACAATTCAGAAGTAGGGAAACCTACCGATCATTTGAATTTCCATCAACTGAAAACTCACCTGAAAGAGGAAAGGTTCCTGAAAAATTAGAATACAATACAAGATGCAAATGTTCAAGCAaagtaattgaaattttttaaggaaaaaaacaagaagGGACATTTACTGCAGCTTGAGAATGAACGATCATTG contains:
- the LOC102608014 gene encoding uncharacterized protein LOC102608014, with translation MSLACLVCHSVESPSHSFRSYSVSSSDNEDRCSAIGSCLARRLSLPTPRPALASTSKVTPQPNIQTVIEMEGAPRLVRSRAVRRDLVRDWNFDEVVMER
- the LOC102608301 gene encoding probable arabinosyltransferase ARAD2 codes for the protein MATMKKYHYTSKSSICLSLTLLSIVSLSFFFFFFITANKNPTSSASSDQQLRIQTSNPNSIKVYVADLPRSYNYGLIDQYWASTSPDSRLPSDPDHQTPHPHPPNRYPENPLIKQYSAEYWIMGDLETPQNLRTNSFAKRVFDANEADVVFVPFFATLSAEMELAKAKQKNMFRKKGDGNEDYKRQKEVIDFVINSDPWKRSGGRDHVFVLTDPVAMWHVRSQIAPAILLVVDFGGWYRLDSKSSNGNSSEMIQHTQVSLLKDVIVPYTHLLPRLYLSDNKKRQNLLYFKGAKHRHRGGVVREKLWDLLVNEAGVIMEEGFPNATGREQSIKGMRSSEFCLHPAGDTPTSCRLFDAIQSLCIPVIVSDNIELPFEGMVDYFEFSVFVALRDALTPNWLVRHLRSFSEEQKDKFRHRMAEIQPIFVYENNHPGGIGPILPDGAVNHVWKKVHQKLPMIKEAIVRAKRKPPGVSIPLRCHCT
- the LOC102608595 gene encoding protein DMP2-like, which codes for MSKSICKDIEESSEENGDYYHLNDDNPDEPEINYIYVINAILSGTARLNVLLPTATILAFTILAPLLTNDGQCANLNRWLTGCFVVLLGASCVFFTFTDSFRTATGRLFYGVATFRGIWTFNGGRKKPCVPSDYRLRCADLFHASLSLIAFLTLAGSHRDVVACYFPAMPRKITNTVPPLVGFVISVLLVVFPSKRRGIGYPFLLQRDALYGRR